A window of the Cellvibrio sp. pealriver genome harbors these coding sequences:
- a CDS encoding GIY-YIG nuclease family protein, producing MNSSTNWFVYMIRTSDAQVYTGITTDMARRWREHESGKAGARYFRGRKPVQLCYLETGHDRASASRREYAIKSLSASAKRDLIASCSEQTRVAILGHTLGELPH from the coding sequence ATGAATTCATCAACCAACTGGTTTGTATACATGATCCGCACCAGCGATGCGCAAGTGTACACCGGAATCACCACCGATATGGCGCGGCGCTGGCGTGAGCACGAATCCGGTAAAGCGGGGGCACGCTACTTCCGGGGGCGCAAACCAGTGCAGTTGTGCTATCTCGAAACCGGTCATGACCGTGCCAGTGCCAGTCGGCGCGAATATGCCATCAAATCATTGAGTGCATCAGCCAAACGGGATCTGATTGCCAGCTGTAGCGAGCAAACACGGGTCGCCATTCTTGGTCATACATTGGGAGAGCTGCCACATTGA
- a CDS encoding agmatine deiminase family protein: MSNQRLPAEWEPQDAVLLTWPHKNSPWDWILDDVVELYEALVTVICDYADVIIAVPEEQLEEVRKRLEDMGAPLEYIHLYPCMSNDSWARDHGPLTVITPEGFKLLDFKFNGWGNKFPHDLDDQISRQLFSKNAFPCAQIESHEWVLEGGSIETDGEGTLLTTSSCLLNKNRNPELAKQDIEERLKSAFGVQKINWLDHGYLAGDDTDSHIDTLARLCPNNTIVYTACDDESDEHYIELKKMEAQLKTFTNAAGQPYRLLPLPWAGVVLGEESGERLPSTYANFLIINEAVLVPIYNLPMDEDALEVIAQAFPGYEVFGIPCSALIEQGGSLHCITMQIPEGVLWQIPDGALELV; encoded by the coding sequence ATGTCAAATCAACGACTGCCCGCTGAATGGGAGCCACAAGATGCTGTGCTCTTGACTTGGCCACATAAAAACTCGCCATGGGATTGGATTTTGGATGATGTGGTCGAGCTCTATGAAGCATTGGTGACCGTTATCTGTGATTATGCCGATGTCATTATTGCAGTTCCTGAAGAGCAACTCGAAGAAGTGCGTAAACGTCTTGAGGATATGGGAGCTCCGCTGGAGTACATTCACCTATATCCCTGCATGAGCAATGACAGTTGGGCGCGAGATCATGGGCCATTAACCGTTATCACTCCTGAAGGATTTAAATTGCTTGATTTTAAATTCAATGGATGGGGAAATAAATTTCCTCATGATTTAGATGATCAAATATCACGGCAGCTTTTTTCAAAAAATGCTTTCCCTTGCGCACAAATTGAAAGTCATGAGTGGGTACTCGAAGGCGGTTCAATTGAAACCGATGGCGAGGGTACTTTATTAACAACATCATCATGTTTGTTAAATAAAAACCGTAACCCGGAATTGGCAAAACAAGACATTGAAGAACGTTTAAAATCTGCGTTTGGTGTTCAAAAAATTAACTGGTTAGATCATGGTTATCTTGCGGGTGACGATACCGATAGCCATATTGATACATTAGCGCGCTTGTGCCCTAACAATACAATTGTTTATACCGCCTGCGACGATGAAAGCGATGAGCATTACATCGAACTGAAAAAAATGGAGGCGCAGTTAAAAACATTTACAAATGCGGCAGGGCAACCTTATCGACTATTGCCTTTGCCGTGGGCCGGTGTTGTATTGGGTGAGGAAAGTGGTGAGCGCTTGCCATCAACGTATGCCAACTTTTTGATCATCAATGAAGCAGTATTAGTTCCTATTTATAATTTACCTATGGATGAAGATGCTCTGGAAGTAATTGCACAGGCGTTTCCGGGGTATGAGGTATTCGGCATTCCCTGTTCAGCATTGATTGAGCAGGGCGGGAGTTTGCACTGCATCACTATGCAAATCCCAGAGGGCGTGTTGTGGCAAATTCCCGACGGGGCATTGGAGTTGGTGTAA
- a CDS encoding carbon-nitrogen hydrolase has protein sequence MQNNFSQNKAKKTLKVGVVQQSCTADMDANFSKTLQQIRMLAGQGAELIVLQELHRGLYFCQQEIAQHFDLAENIPGPSTQILGELAKELNLVIVSSLFEKRATGLHHNTAVVIERDGSIAGKYRKMHIPDDPGYYEKFYFTPGDLGFHPIQTSVGKLGVLVCWDQWFPEAARLMAMAGADLLVYPTAIGWSLGEDKAEQARQRDAWITVQRAHAIANGLPVVSVNRVGYEPDPAGGEGLLFWGSSFVVGPQGEFLFTAGVDQEQSVVVDVDLERSEEVRRMWPYLRDRRIDHYGDLLKIYRD, from the coding sequence ATGCAAAATAATTTCTCTCAGAATAAAGCCAAAAAGACATTGAAGGTTGGCGTAGTGCAACAATCTTGCACAGCAGATATGGATGCAAATTTTTCAAAAACGTTACAGCAGATCAGGATGCTTGCTGGACAAGGAGCAGAATTGATTGTGTTGCAAGAGTTGCATCGCGGGTTATATTTTTGCCAGCAAGAAATTGCACAACATTTTGACCTTGCAGAAAATATTCCTGGGCCAAGCACCCAAATATTGGGGGAACTGGCAAAAGAATTAAACTTGGTTATTGTTTCCTCGCTTTTTGAAAAGCGTGCGACCGGGTTGCATCACAATACTGCAGTAGTAATCGAACGCGATGGTAGTATTGCAGGTAAATATCGCAAAATGCATATTCCTGACGACCCAGGGTATTACGAAAAATTTTATTTTACTCCCGGGGATCTAGGGTTTCATCCAATCCAGACTTCAGTTGGAAAATTGGGCGTATTGGTGTGTTGGGATCAGTGGTTTCCAGAAGCTGCACGTCTGATGGCAATGGCTGGAGCTGATTTACTTGTGTATCCCACTGCAATAGGCTGGTCATTAGGTGAGGATAAAGCAGAGCAAGCTCGCCAACGCGATGCGTGGATTACAGTGCAGCGAGCTCATGCGATCGCAAATGGATTGCCTGTTGTTAGTGTGAATCGTGTTGGGTATGAGCCAGACCCTGCGGGCGGTGAAGGATTATTATTTTGGGGCAGCAGTTTTGTTGTTGGGCCACAAGGTGAGTTTTTGTTTACGGCAGGGGTCGATCAGGAGCAAAGTGTAGTTGTTGATGTTGATCTTGAGCGCAGTGAAGAGGTTCGTAGGATGTGGCCGTATCTTCGTGACAGGCGTATAGACCATTATGGCGACCTATTGAAGATATATCGGGATTGA
- a CDS encoding tRNA-uridine aminocarboxypropyltransferase, with product MCPGCTRPQRNCICRLASPIDNRVEVLVLQHPDETKNAKNTAGLLLLSLKKSQYHIGEMFTAEDLHDWLFAGNKYPILLYPDTPDSEARGLCMPQPVTPYTQYSPEQLRLVILDGTWRKSRKMLYLNRSLQSLPRLTLGTTPASLYSIRKAHSENQLSTLEASCYALQQLEQQQIDYAPLLQAMQRFVAQQRTFIPIDN from the coding sequence GTGTGCCCTGGCTGCACAAGACCCCAACGCAATTGTATTTGTCGATTGGCAAGCCCTATCGACAATCGGGTGGAGGTGTTGGTATTACAGCACCCCGATGAAACCAAAAATGCAAAAAATACCGCTGGATTATTACTATTAAGTTTAAAAAAGAGCCAATATCATATAGGTGAGATGTTCACAGCAGAGGATCTGCACGACTGGCTCTTTGCCGGAAATAAATACCCCATATTGCTCTACCCTGATACACCGGATAGCGAAGCACGTGGCTTATGTATGCCGCAACCAGTAACACCGTATACACAATATTCCCCAGAGCAATTACGTTTGGTCATTCTGGATGGCACATGGCGAAAAAGCCGCAAAATGCTTTATCTCAACCGCAGCTTGCAGTCGCTGCCCCGCCTTACGCTAGGCACCACACCCGCATCCCTCTACAGCATCCGTAAAGCACACAGCGAAAATCAGCTTTCCACGCTGGAGGCAAGTTGTTACGCTCTACAGCAACTGGAACAGCAGCAAATTGACTATGCGCCGCTACTGCAAGCGATGCAACGATTTGTCGCGCAGCAACGTACATTCATTCCTATCGATAATTGA
- the bcp gene encoding thioredoxin-dependent thiol peroxidase — translation MSFPKIGNLAPSFKLKNQAGVDVCLKDFKGKKNVVVYFYPKASTPGCTVQACGVRDTRTEFDSLDSVVLGISPDAPAKLQKFTDKYDLNFDLLADEDHAVAEQYGVWGLKKFMGREFMGILRTSFIINKEGRLTHILDKVNTKTHDQDVLNILRNGI, via the coding sequence ATGTCTTTCCCCAAAATTGGTAATCTTGCTCCATCATTTAAATTGAAAAATCAGGCTGGTGTCGATGTTTGTCTAAAGGACTTCAAGGGTAAAAAAAATGTTGTTGTTTATTTTTATCCTAAAGCATCTACTCCTGGGTGCACCGTTCAGGCCTGTGGTGTGAGAGATACGCGCACAGAATTTGACTCTTTGGATTCTGTGGTATTAGGAATAAGCCCGGATGCGCCTGCAAAACTGCAGAAGTTTACCGATAAATATGATCTGAACTTCGACTTGTTAGCGGATGAAGATCATGCAGTTGCTGAGCAGTATGGCGTTTGGGGGCTTAAAAAATTTATGGGGCGCGAATTCATGGGGATTTTGCGTACGAGCTTCATAATTAATAAAGAGGGCCGATTGACACATATATTAGACAAGGTTAACACCAAGACTCATGATCAAGATGTGCTCAATATTTTGCGCAATGGCATTTAA
- a CDS encoding TusE/DsrC/DsvC family sulfur relay protein, producing MIVAGHDVPLDNDGHLIDLEQWNTQIAQALAAQDNIILTNEHWEIINLIQEFYREYQISPAMRALVKYAERKLGAEKGKSIYLLQLFPPSPARIASKVAGLPRPTNCL from the coding sequence ATGATCGTAGCAGGACACGATGTGCCACTGGATAATGATGGGCATCTTATTGATTTGGAACAGTGGAATACCCAGATAGCTCAAGCATTGGCAGCACAAGATAATATTATTCTAACTAATGAGCACTGGGAGATTATCAATTTAATTCAAGAATTTTACCGCGAATATCAAATATCACCCGCAATGAGGGCACTTGTAAAGTACGCCGAAAGAAAACTGGGGGCAGAAAAAGGCAAAAGCATCTACCTACTACAATTATTTCCACCGAGCCCAGCCAGAATAGCTAGCAAAGTTGCCGGCCTACCTCGCCCCACAAACTGTTTATAA
- a CDS encoding molecular chaperone DnaJ, whose amino-acid sequence MFKILLFAVIVTLIIILSARYKKMDPTQQRKTLWRVAAGVFLGILLVMVVTGKMHWVGAALGALIPFIRTLYGIASQLLPFWLKHKKNQQHSQGANTEQPPASATAAMPIHEALDVLGLSGDIEKGDITEAMIQDAHRRLIQKLHPDRGGNDYLAAKINQARDLLLEKIKAG is encoded by the coding sequence ATGTTTAAAATTCTGTTATTCGCAGTCATCGTAACCCTGATTATCATACTCAGCGCGCGCTATAAAAAAATGGATCCGACACAACAGCGCAAAACGCTCTGGCGTGTGGCGGCGGGCGTATTTCTTGGCATATTACTGGTTATGGTTGTCACCGGAAAAATGCACTGGGTTGGCGCCGCACTGGGTGCGTTGATTCCGTTCATCCGCACCCTTTATGGCATAGCCAGTCAATTGTTACCCTTTTGGCTGAAACACAAAAAAAACCAACAACACTCTCAGGGAGCAAACACAGAACAACCTCCAGCATCAGCCACCGCCGCTATGCCTATCCATGAAGCACTGGATGTGCTGGGATTATCGGGCGACATAGAGAAAGGCGATATTACCGAAGCCATGATTCAGGATGCCCATCGCCGACTCATCCAAAAATTACACCCTGATCGTGGCGGCAACGATTATCTCGCCGCAAAAATTAATCAAGCCCGCGATCTGTTACTGGAAAAAATCAAAGCTGGTTAA
- a CDS encoding alanine/glycine:cation symporter family protein, with product MLILILGTGLFLMIALKGMPLLRLLLGFRLMWTGRIKGDASTGDVSPFQALMTCLSATVGTGNIAGVATAIFLGGPGALFWMWCTALVGMATKYSEIVLAVHYREKDEKGEYCGGPMYAIKNGLGKSWAWLGFLFAIFGGLAGFGIGNMVQSNSMAEVIESSFHVERWVTGLVAAVIVALVVLGGIKRIAKVSASLVPFMCIGYVLISVVVLIVYIDRIPDAFTLILTHAFTPAAATGGFAGAAVLMAMQYGVARGIFSNEAGLGTAGIAQAAGTTDNSVRSGLIGMIGTFIDTIIICSMTGLVIICSGVWTSGVKGASLSTAAFESALPGVGSYLVSIALIIFTFTTMLGWGYYSERCWIYLAGRKTVLPFRVFWVVAVFGGAIFQLDFVWLLADTLNALMALPNLIALLLLSPVVIKLTKDYFDSK from the coding sequence ATGCTGATTTTGATTCTGGGCACCGGGTTATTTCTGATGATTGCCCTGAAGGGCATGCCATTATTACGTTTATTACTAGGCTTTCGTCTGATGTGGACGGGAAGAATTAAAGGTGATGCCTCTACTGGAGATGTAAGCCCATTTCAAGCGTTGATGACATGCCTATCAGCAACTGTAGGAACTGGAAATATCGCGGGTGTTGCAACCGCAATTTTTCTTGGTGGTCCGGGCGCATTATTTTGGATGTGGTGTACGGCTTTGGTGGGGATGGCAACCAAATATTCTGAGATTGTACTGGCAGTACATTACCGTGAGAAAGATGAAAAGGGTGAATATTGTGGTGGGCCTATGTATGCCATTAAAAATGGATTGGGAAAATCCTGGGCTTGGTTAGGGTTCCTATTTGCCATTTTTGGCGGGCTTGCCGGGTTTGGTATTGGCAATATGGTGCAATCAAACAGTATGGCAGAGGTTATTGAATCGTCATTTCATGTAGAACGTTGGGTAACAGGATTGGTTGCAGCTGTTATTGTGGCTTTGGTTGTTCTTGGTGGTATCAAGCGCATTGCAAAAGTATCTGCATCTTTAGTTCCTTTTATGTGTATCGGTTATGTACTGATCTCCGTAGTGGTTTTAATTGTGTACATTGATCGAATTCCTGATGCATTTACACTGATATTAACGCATGCATTTACTCCTGCTGCCGCTACTGGTGGTTTTGCTGGTGCTGCCGTTTTAATGGCGATGCAATATGGAGTTGCACGCGGAATTTTTTCTAATGAAGCGGGGTTGGGAACTGCGGGTATCGCACAGGCTGCGGGGACAACTGATAATTCTGTACGCTCGGGTTTGATTGGAATGATAGGTACATTTATCGATACTATCATTATTTGTAGCATGACTGGGCTTGTCATTATATGTTCCGGTGTTTGGACAAGTGGTGTAAAAGGCGCGAGCTTATCGACTGCAGCATTTGAATCTGCATTGCCTGGTGTTGGTAGCTATTTGGTTTCAATTGCACTAATTATTTTTACATTTACCACGATGTTGGGTTGGGGCTATTACAGTGAGCGGTGTTGGATATATTTAGCTGGGCGGAAAACAGTATTGCCATTTCGTGTCTTTTGGGTTGTGGCAGTGTTTGGCGGTGCGATATTTCAATTGGATTTTGTATGGTTGCTTGCAGATACATTGAATGCCCTGATGGCATTGCCCAATTTAATCGCATTATTGTTGCTTAGCCCTGTAGTCATAAAATTAACCAAAGACTACTTTGATTCAAAGTAG
- the tusD gene encoding sulfurtransferase complex subunit TusD: MIFSLAVYSAPYSSQASYTAYQFAVALLNEGHHLHRVFFYQDGVHNASNLTIPPQDEFDLQHAWQELTKNYNVDIVVCIAAALKRGIIDEREAQRYNKHSHNLVNEFSISGLGQLIEAAATSDRLISFG, from the coding sequence ATGATTTTTTCATTAGCAGTTTATTCAGCACCCTACTCTTCGCAAGCAAGCTACACCGCCTATCAATTTGCCGTTGCACTATTAAATGAAGGTCATCATCTACATCGCGTCTTTTTTTACCAAGATGGCGTACACAATGCATCTAACCTAACAATACCACCACAAGATGAGTTTGATCTGCAACACGCTTGGCAGGAACTTACAAAAAACTATAATGTGGACATAGTTGTATGCATTGCTGCCGCGCTGAAGCGCGGCATTATTGATGAGCGCGAAGCTCAACGTTACAACAAACACTCACATAATCTGGTTAACGAATTTTCGATAAGTGGATTAGGGCAATTAATAGAAGCTGCAGCAACATCTGACAGGCTAATTAGCTTTGGTTAG
- a CDS encoding Bax inhibitor-1/YccA family protein — protein sequence MQEVYNIQTTQLSQTETSKVLRNTYMLLGLTLAFSSIAAGIAMASGLGHGAGLIMSLVAMALIWFVLPRTANSSAGLLVVFAFTGLIGAGLGPILNKYLSMANGSAIIMQALGGTALVFIGLSAYVLTTRKNFNFLGGFVAVGMMVMLAVMVFLLGAAFFGYQFSGLQLAFSAGIVLLMSALILYQTSEIIHGGETNYIMATTSLFLSIVNLFTSLLHLLGISSDE from the coding sequence ATGCAAGAAGTTTATAACATCCAAACCACGCAACTCAGCCAGACCGAAACCAGCAAAGTTTTACGCAATACATACATGCTGCTAGGATTAACTCTGGCCTTTAGCTCAATTGCCGCTGGAATCGCGATGGCCTCAGGGTTAGGTCATGGTGCCGGACTTATTATGAGCCTAGTAGCGATGGCGCTTATTTGGTTTGTATTGCCACGAACAGCAAATTCTTCAGCAGGATTATTGGTTGTTTTCGCATTTACCGGTTTGATTGGTGCTGGCCTTGGGCCAATTCTTAATAAATACCTGAGTATGGCGAACGGTTCAGCCATTATCATGCAAGCCCTCGGCGGCACCGCATTGGTGTTTATCGGCTTATCAGCTTATGTATTGACAACACGTAAAAACTTTAACTTTCTTGGCGGATTTGTTGCTGTAGGTATGATGGTAATGCTAGCAGTAATGGTATTTTTACTGGGTGCTGCATTTTTTGGCTATCAATTCTCAGGCTTACAACTAGCCTTCTCTGCAGGTATTGTATTGTTAATGTCTGCACTCATTTTATATCAAACCAGCGAAATCATTCACGGTGGAGAGACCAATTACATTATGGCGACCACCAGCTTGTTTTTATCCATAGTGAATTTGTTCACTAGTTTGTTGCACTTACTCGGCATAAGCAGTGATGAGTAA
- the tusC gene encoding sulfurtransferase complex subunit TusC produces MKKKILIISRHAPYGNSIAREAIDIALAGAVYDQDISYLFMDDGVFQLLKNQQSQKIDQKNISATLKALPIYGVENIYAHEESLNERGITVDELIFDNLRLLNSKNVAALLNEQDQLMSF; encoded by the coding sequence ATGAAAAAAAAAATACTTATCATCAGTCGTCATGCGCCTTACGGAAACAGTATCGCAAGAGAAGCTATTGATATCGCTTTAGCAGGCGCTGTTTATGATCAAGATATTAGCTATTTATTTATGGATGATGGTGTTTTTCAATTACTTAAAAATCAGCAAAGCCAGAAAATCGATCAAAAAAACATAAGTGCTACGCTAAAAGCACTACCCATATACGGAGTAGAGAATATTTATGCCCACGAAGAATCGTTGAATGAAAGAGGTATTACTGTGGATGAACTTATTTTTGATAATTTACGATTACTCAACAGCAAGAATGTAGCAGCTTTGCTAAATGAGCAAGATCAACTTATGAGCTTCTAA
- a CDS encoding GGDEF domain-containing protein: MDSSHSFIDSVSLSCAQGDTPCKFQQELELLRKEIDSLKEQVRTDALTGLYNYRFFSDALPLEMERARRSFQPLSLIVLDIDHFKMFNDRWGHELGNQALVHIAKLIGLTFRKLDLACRFGGEEFVILLPNTDLRQASQVAERLRETIASTPLPYGQESISITASIGVDEFRGNHSDSPEGFLERVDAWLYQAKHAGRNCVRGPQIESTETISTVTLEEKDALFGVFGDTADQ, encoded by the coding sequence ATGGATTCATCCCATTCGTTTATTGATTCGGTTTCCCTATCTTGCGCGCAAGGGGATACGCCATGTAAATTCCAGCAGGAGTTGGAGCTACTACGTAAAGAAATAGATTCTTTAAAAGAACAGGTCAGAACGGATGCGCTAACTGGCCTCTATAATTATCGTTTTTTTTCTGATGCCTTGCCTCTTGAAATGGAGCGTGCGCGCCGTTCCTTTCAGCCGTTATCCCTGATTGTTCTCGATATCGATCATTTCAAAATGTTTAATGATCGATGGGGGCATGAGCTTGGTAATCAGGCATTGGTGCATATCGCTAAACTAATTGGATTAACATTTCGCAAACTTGACTTGGCGTGTCGTTTTGGTGGTGAAGAATTTGTTATTTTATTGCCGAATACCGATCTGCGTCAGGCATCGCAGGTTGCTGAACGTTTGCGTGAAACTATAGCTTCTACACCACTACCGTACGGGCAAGAGTCTATATCCATAACTGCGAGTATTGGTGTCGATGAATTTCGGGGAAACCACAGTGATTCTCCGGAAGGTTTTTTGGAAAGGGTAGATGCTTGGTTGTATCAAGCAAAACATGCTGGCCGTAATTGTGTAAGAGGTCCGCAGATTGAATCTACCGAAACTATCTCTACAGTTACTCTTGAAGAAAAAGATGCGCTCTTTGGCGTTTTTGGTGATACCGCTGATCAGTGA
- a CDS encoding AraC family transcriptional regulator yields the protein MIQLQRIYRNSEHFSENSFEGSEVRSYAEYLSMAEIPKFEGVSARVIDALKQRVGRDDLSIDRIAEDLKLSKRTLQRRLQQQNANFAQLRDVLRFHYAIKYLIDEHMSVDTVSKALDFSDRTSFTNAFKRWTSLSPSVFRKLFRDYA from the coding sequence ATGATTCAATTACAGCGAATTTACCGTAACAGTGAGCACTTTTCCGAAAACTCTTTTGAAGGATCTGAAGTCAGATCCTACGCAGAGTATCTTTCTATGGCGGAAATCCCGAAGTTTGAAGGGGTGTCTGCACGGGTAATTGATGCCTTGAAACAAAGAGTTGGCCGAGATGATCTTTCAATTGACCGCATAGCTGAAGATCTCAAACTATCCAAGCGAACTTTACAGCGCCGTTTGCAGCAGCAAAATGCAAATTTTGCACAACTACGCGATGTGCTGCGCTTCCATTATGCAATCAAATATCTTATCGATGAGCATATGAGTGTGGATACTGTTTCCAAGGCATTGGATTTCTCCGACCGTACTAGCTTTACGAACGCGTTTAAGCGTTGGACAAGCTTGTCTCCGAGCGTATTTCGAAAGTTGTTCCGCGACTATGCATAG
- the yajC gene encoding preprotein translocase subunit YajC yields the protein MSFFIASAMAQAQTAPAPQGNPMITLLMFGGMFLFMYLLIIRPQRKRQKEHQNLVAALAKGDEVIMTSGMLGKILKVDDNYVVLETGNNVELKFQKVAVHAVLPKGTIKSIESA from the coding sequence ATGAGTTTCTTTATAGCATCCGCAATGGCTCAAGCTCAAACAGCTCCAGCTCCGCAAGGCAATCCAATGATTACTTTGCTGATGTTTGGCGGTATGTTCCTGTTCATGTACCTTCTGATCATTCGCCCGCAGCGTAAGCGTCAAAAGGAGCATCAAAATTTGGTTGCGGCTTTGGCTAAAGGGGACGAAGTCATAATGACCAGCGGCATGCTCGGAAAAATTCTTAAAGTGGATGACAATTATGTTGTGCTTGAAACTGGCAACAATGTTGAATTGAAGTTCCAGAAAGTGGCTGTACATGCGGTCTTGCCGAAAGGCACTATTAAATCTATTGAATCAGCCTGA
- a CDS encoding methyltransferase domain-containing protein: MAKEPAGQDRNFDDLAKRFKKNIYGGLKGDIRLAVLERDCKAHLPIKPFNAAQDRWTILDAGGGQGQFSLQLAEAGHNVVICDISAEMLKLAQEQVESLGLADRVQLIHCAIQDLAQHFPAGLPAFDLVICHAVMEWMQEPRSLLPYLLRYLKPQGYLSLTFYNRHSLIYKNLLRTNFKKIINKDYGGSRGSLTPINPLEPEQVLDWIADEQLNVLAHSGIRVFHDYIFNEEHREREPDTLVQLELHFSQQEPYRSLGRYIHLLLKAAN; encoded by the coding sequence ATGGCAAAAGAACCGGCAGGTCAGGATCGCAACTTTGATGATTTGGCCAAACGTTTTAAAAAAAATATTTATGGTGGGTTAAAAGGCGATATCCGTCTTGCGGTGTTGGAGCGTGATTGCAAAGCGCATTTGCCGATAAAACCATTTAATGCTGCGCAAGATCGTTGGACAATTCTGGATGCAGGCGGCGGGCAAGGGCAGTTTTCCCTGCAATTAGCGGAGGCGGGTCATAATGTCGTGATCTGCGATATTTCTGCTGAAATGCTTAAGTTAGCACAAGAGCAAGTCGAATCCTTGGGGTTGGCTGATCGTGTGCAACTGATTCACTGTGCGATACAAGATTTAGCGCAACATTTTCCTGCAGGTTTACCGGCATTTGATCTGGTTATTTGTCACGCGGTGATGGAATGGATGCAAGAGCCCCGTAGTTTGCTGCCATATTTGTTGCGATACTTAAAACCACAGGGATACTTATCGCTAACGTTTTATAATCGCCATTCATTAATTTACAAAAATTTACTGCGCACCAACTTTAAAAAAATCATCAATAAAGATTATGGTGGTTCGCGCGGTAGTCTTACGCCTATCAACCCACTAGAGCCCGAGCAGGTTCTTGATTGGATTGCTGATGAACAATTAAACGTGTTGGCGCACAGCGGAATACGAGTATTCCATGATTACATTTTCAATGAGGAGCATCGGGAGCGCGAACCTGACACACTAGTGCAATTGGAGCTTCATTTTTCCCAGCAAGAGCCTTATCGATCTCTCGGCCGCTATATTCATTTGTTACTGAAAGCAGCGAATTAA
- the tusB gene encoding sulfurtransferase complex subunit TusB yields MMSILHTVNKSPFTSSTLNSCLKVCTKNDGILLLEDGVFGAIQSTPCIQELQSAMNNGISVFVLGADVNARGIEKKLTKGIQLTDYSKFVQLTLHYSCVQSWY; encoded by the coding sequence ATGATGAGTATTCTTCACACGGTCAATAAATCGCCATTTACAAGCAGCACGCTCAATTCATGCTTAAAAGTATGCACAAAAAATGATGGGATTTTATTGCTTGAAGACGGCGTATTTGGAGCAATTCAATCCACGCCCTGTATCCAAGAGCTACAATCAGCAATGAACAATGGTATATCAGTATTTGTATTAGGAGCAGACGTAAATGCCAGAGGAATAGAGAAAAAATTAACAAAGGGCATTCAACTAACCGATTACAGTAAATTTGTTCAACTAACGCTTCATTATTCTTGTGTACAAAGCTGGTATTAA